A stretch of the Cellulomonas sp. WB94 genome encodes the following:
- a CDS encoding DUF2530 domain-containing protein, protein MPSLIDVLRHPEQCKPSPEPLAVSLRPLVRFGIVVWAVVGVLVWILWFFGGRVPGTAVWTCAAGVVLGFIGLGMVHRRGWR, encoded by the coding sequence GTGCCCTCACTGATCGACGTCCTGCGCCACCCGGAGCAGTGCAAGCCGTCCCCCGAGCCGCTCGCCGTCAGCCTGCGCCCGCTGGTTCGCTTCGGCATCGTGGTGTGGGCCGTCGTCGGCGTGCTGGTGTGGATCTTGTGGTTCTTCGGCGGGCGGGTCCCCGGGACCGCCGTCTGGACGTGTGCGGCCGGCGTGGTGCTCGGGTTCATCGGGCTCGGCATGGTGCACCGACGCGGCTGGCGCTGA
- a CDS encoding HDOD domain-containing protein, producing the protein MSLLNDRNASARASEIAILRQPVVHPDRSVYGYAIRVNVLDGVGGMFPEPEVEHLVDIEYSRLDVALLAGDRPILLRATSRLLSGDLVAPDSPHGIVLEIPPALAQRDDATGLVSAARDRGLRIALANYRGTGPQDALLPLTDLVKVDVSRTPDDIAILIDRAHDAGGTVIAERADTRDRIHLARQLGADLLQGPMFQRETAPSGREFSAGELQCLELMQLLSQPHVDQAAVVRVVSSDPELAMRVLHLVNSSSYALRREIDSVQQAVVLVGPQQIAALAMASLIDARPTSIGALWAILTRALACKGISGEDAGYTVGLLSSVASQLGIAPTELVARTGVSTDVANALLNQSGPYGPVLAAVLAHEENDLDGVRSTGYEPYDVAHVYLSAVPEALATASSLSVSSRY; encoded by the coding sequence ATGAGCCTGCTGAACGACCGAAACGCCTCAGCCCGCGCGAGCGAGATCGCGATCCTGCGGCAGCCGGTCGTGCACCCCGACCGCAGCGTGTACGGCTACGCGATCCGCGTGAACGTCCTCGACGGCGTCGGCGGGATGTTCCCTGAGCCCGAGGTCGAGCACCTCGTCGACATCGAGTACTCGCGGCTCGACGTCGCGCTGCTCGCGGGCGACCGACCGATCCTGCTGCGCGCCACGAGCCGCCTGCTGTCCGGCGACCTCGTGGCCCCGGACTCCCCCCACGGCATCGTGCTCGAGATCCCGCCCGCGCTCGCGCAGCGCGACGACGCCACCGGGCTCGTGTCCGCCGCGCGCGACCGCGGCCTGCGGATCGCGCTCGCCAACTACCGGGGCACCGGGCCGCAGGACGCACTCCTCCCGCTCACGGACCTCGTCAAGGTCGACGTCTCGCGCACGCCGGACGACATCGCGATCCTCATCGACCGGGCGCACGACGCCGGTGGCACAGTCATCGCCGAGCGCGCCGACACGCGTGACCGGATCCACCTCGCCCGCCAGCTCGGCGCCGACCTGCTCCAGGGTCCGATGTTCCAGCGCGAGACTGCGCCCAGCGGCCGCGAGTTCAGCGCGGGCGAGCTGCAGTGCCTCGAGCTCATGCAGCTGCTCAGCCAGCCGCACGTCGACCAGGCGGCCGTGGTCCGGGTCGTCAGCTCGGACCCCGAGCTCGCGATGCGCGTCCTGCACCTGGTCAACTCGAGCAGCTACGCGCTGCGCCGCGAGATCGACTCGGTCCAGCAGGCGGTCGTCCTGGTCGGACCGCAGCAGATCGCCGCGCTCGCGATGGCCTCGCTCATCGACGCCCGGCCCACGTCCATCGGGGCCCTGTGGGCGATCCTCACCCGGGCGCTGGCCTGCAAGGGCATCAGCGGCGAGGACGCCGGCTACACGGTCGGTCTGCTGTCCTCGGTCGCGTCCCAGCTGGGCATCGCCCCCACCGAGCTCGTGGCCCGCACCGGGGTGTCCACCGACGTCGCGAACGCCCTGCTCAACCAGAGCGGCCCGTACGGGCCGGTCCTGGCGGCTGTGCTCGCGCACGAGGAGAACGACCTCGACGGCGTCCGGTCGACGGGGTACGAACCGTACGACGTCGCCCACGTGTACCTCAGCGCCGTGCCTGAGGCGCTCGCCACGGCGTCGTCGCTCTCGGTCAGCTCACGGTACTGA
- a CDS encoding flagellar assembly protein FliW, which yields MNAAAAVTEPTPTPALPRALHLVDPLPGLPGHADFSLTSLDDIGVLYALRSLPEDEQSIRLFVVTPGAFFPDYAPTVRSDVRDSIGVGEGSVATLVVVRPGEDGSAPTANLLAPLVLDPATGQAVQTVLDGDLPLRAPLG from the coding sequence ATGAACGCCGCAGCCGCCGTGACCGAGCCGACCCCGACGCCCGCCCTGCCGCGGGCGCTGCACCTCGTCGACCCGCTGCCGGGCCTGCCGGGGCACGCGGACTTCTCGCTGACCTCGCTCGACGACATCGGGGTGCTCTACGCGCTGCGCAGCCTCCCGGAGGACGAGCAGTCGATCCGGCTCTTCGTCGTCACTCCGGGCGCGTTCTTCCCCGACTACGCGCCGACCGTCCGCTCCGACGTGCGCGACAGCATCGGCGTCGGTGAGGGCTCGGTCGCGACGCTCGTCGTCGTCCGCCCCGGCGAGGATGGCAGCGCGCCGACCGCCAACCTGCTCGCTCCCCTCGTGCTCGACCCCGCGACCGGTCAGGCCGTCCAGACGGTCCTCGACGGCGACCTGCCGCTGCGCGCACCGCTGGGCTGA
- the flgL gene encoding flagellar hook-associated protein FlgL has translation MISRVTQQTVQRSTLANLQLNLSTMAGMQAKMSSGKKITVPSDDPAAASDVLRLRGELRTQTQYVRNADDGGSWLTTVDTALQSSLSALRRARDLTVQGGNGALGTSSREALATEIDGVRDTLLAQANTTFLGRNVFAGTSDAGTAFTKDAVTGRYAWTGTAAGTVDRRINATTTVRVDADGAVAFGDDAAGDTSVFALLDTISTTLRAGGDATASLGAIDTRMEKMLTQLAGVGARHGQVLTAQTELKSTQLTTKAQLSGIEDIDLAETILQLQAQQTAYQGALGAAAKVLQPTLLDFLR, from the coding sequence GTGATCAGCCGAGTGACCCAGCAGACGGTCCAGCGCTCGACCCTGGCCAACCTGCAGCTCAACCTGTCCACGATGGCGGGCATGCAGGCGAAGATGTCGAGCGGCAAGAAGATCACGGTGCCGTCCGACGACCCGGCCGCCGCGTCCGACGTGCTGCGCCTGCGCGGCGAGCTCCGCACGCAGACGCAGTACGTGCGCAACGCCGACGACGGCGGCTCGTGGCTCACCACCGTCGACACCGCGCTGCAGTCGTCCCTGTCCGCCCTGCGACGGGCTCGCGACCTCACTGTCCAGGGTGGCAACGGCGCCCTCGGCACAAGCTCACGCGAGGCTCTGGCTACCGAGATCGACGGAGTGCGCGACACGCTCCTGGCGCAGGCCAACACGACCTTTCTCGGCCGCAACGTGTTCGCGGGGACCTCCGATGCAGGCACCGCGTTCACCAAGGACGCTGTGACAGGTCGGTACGCGTGGACCGGGACCGCAGCCGGCACCGTCGACCGCCGCATCAACGCCACGACGACCGTCCGGGTCGACGCCGACGGCGCGGTGGCATTCGGGGACGACGCCGCCGGCGACACCTCGGTGTTCGCGCTCCTTGACACCATCTCGACGACGCTCCGAGCGGGCGGCGATGCGACCGCGTCCCTCGGTGCCATCGACACCCGCATGGAGAAGATGCTGACGCAGCTCGCCGGCGTCGGAGCCCGGCATGGCCAGGTCCTCACCGCGCAGACCGAGCTCAAGTCGACACAGCTGACCACCAAGGCCCAGCTGTCCGGGATCGAGGACATCGACCTCGCCGAGACGATCCTCCAGCTGCAGGCGCAGCAGACCGCCTATCAGGGCGCCCTCGGCGCGGCAGCCAAGGTTCTGCAGCCGACTCTGCTGGACTTCCTCAGATGA
- the flgK gene encoding flagellar hook-associated protein FlgK, whose amino-acid sequence MSTFSGLGTALSSLIAQRQALEVSGQNIANANTVGYTRQRASISSLPAASVSSMFSTNNGPGQGTRVTGIERLGDLFIDARVRSETAGSAYLSARASAYTTLEQGVGEPSTTGLSTQLSNLWGAFSDVANTPNKDSARAVLLETANAVVDRIATLYDAAATQWTQARTTTVALVDQVNTIAANVADLNTNILAITNSGGSANELMDQRDQLVTQLSGLVGATARVRDNGTVDVLVAGNALVSGATTTLLVVTGPTVFSGATAGQSVGVEWASRPGIAVGLDGGRVAGLLSVLAPPSGGAGGILTEAAASYDGLATKIATSVNALHATATTVGGAPGGAFFAIDATKPASLGLSVAITDPTEIAVAAATKGALDGSVADKIAALGLATDGPDATWSAVVVQLGVRTASATSRSSVAEASRASAASQQLAQTSVDVDEESTNMLAYQRAYEGSARVLTAIDSMLDTLINRTGLVGR is encoded by the coding sequence ATGAGCACCTTCTCCGGACTCGGCACCGCGCTGAGCTCGCTCATCGCGCAGCGCCAGGCGCTCGAGGTGTCCGGGCAGAACATCGCCAACGCGAACACCGTCGGTTACACGCGGCAGCGGGCCTCTATCTCGTCACTCCCCGCCGCGAGCGTCTCGTCGATGTTCTCGACGAACAACGGCCCCGGCCAGGGCACGCGCGTGACCGGCATCGAGCGCCTCGGTGACCTGTTCATCGACGCCCGCGTGCGCAGCGAGACCGCAGGGTCCGCCTACCTCTCGGCCCGCGCCTCGGCATACACGACCCTCGAGCAGGGCGTCGGCGAACCGTCGACGACGGGTCTGTCGACGCAGCTGAGCAACCTCTGGGGCGCGTTCTCGGACGTCGCGAACACGCCCAACAAGGACTCGGCGCGCGCCGTCCTCCTCGAGACCGCGAACGCCGTGGTCGACCGCATCGCGACTCTCTACGACGCGGCCGCCACCCAGTGGACGCAGGCCCGCACGACGACCGTCGCGCTCGTCGACCAGGTCAACACCATCGCCGCCAACGTCGCCGACCTCAACACGAACATCCTCGCGATCACCAACTCCGGCGGCAGCGCCAACGAGCTCATGGACCAGCGCGACCAGCTCGTCACGCAGCTCTCCGGCCTCGTCGGGGCTACGGCCCGCGTCCGGGACAACGGCACCGTCGATGTCCTGGTGGCGGGCAACGCTCTCGTCAGCGGGGCGACCACGACGCTGCTCGTCGTCACCGGCCCGACGGTGTTCTCCGGAGCGACCGCGGGCCAGTCCGTCGGGGTCGAGTGGGCGAGCCGGCCCGGCATCGCGGTCGGTCTCGACGGTGGGCGGGTCGCCGGTCTGCTGTCCGTCCTTGCACCGCCGTCGGGTGGAGCCGGCGGGATCCTCACCGAGGCGGCAGCGTCGTACGACGGGCTAGCCACCAAGATCGCCACGAGCGTCAACGCGCTGCACGCCACCGCAACGACGGTCGGCGGCGCCCCCGGAGGTGCCTTCTTCGCGATCGACGCGACGAAACCCGCATCGCTCGGCCTCTCGGTCGCGATCACAGACCCGACCGAGATCGCCGTCGCCGCCGCCACGAAGGGTGCGCTCGACGGTTCGGTCGCGGACAAGATCGCCGCTCTCGGCCTGGCGACCGACGGGCCAGACGCCACCTGGAGCGCCGTCGTCGTCCAGCTCGGGGTCCGCACCGCGAGCGCGACCTCACGTTCGAGCGTCGCCGAGGCCTCCCGCGCGAGCGCCGCATCGCAACAGCTCGCCCAGACCAGCGTGGACGTGGACGAGGAGAGCACGAACATGCTCGCGTACCAGCGCGCGTACGAGGGGTCGGCCCGGGTGCTGACCGCCATCGACTCGATGCTCGACACACTCATCAACCGCACCGGACTCGTGGGGAGGTAA